The sequence TAAGAGGGAGCGTGGAGAACCAAGCTGTGGAACAGCGCGACCTTCCAACACCTGAAGAATGGAGAGAAGGATATAAAGGAAGATTGCGGACACGAGCAGAATCTCACTAAGTTCTAATTTCACTCTATTAAACCACAGTCAGCCAACTGCAAAATGTATAATTCCTAAGACAGGGAGCATGAGTTTAAAATCTACCATTGTTATATACAAATTGTGATTATCATAAGTCAGTCAGGAAAAGGAGATATGGAGGTTTATAAGAGATTTGCTGTGAAAAAAACCCATCACTGTATGCAGCAGCCTATAAGTAATTGGATTAGTCCTGTATTAAATAACAAGTTCATTTTCTAAATGAAATATCAGTGCAACCATACATGGTATTTGCGGTAACTCATCTCAAATACTACATACAATTCTGGCTACCTATATTCAAAAAGATTAGCTAAAACTTGAGAGAACTAGCATATTGACTAATGGAATGGGAAGCTTTTCTTTCAAAGGAGTTGAGAGGTTGATCAGAGGCAAAGATATATTGAAGTGTCATCTGTAACTGGGATGGACAGACATGAAATCCATGCTGCTAGTCTAGCACAAACAATGACATGGTGGAGAAAGAGGAGACTAGTGGGAACGCCTCAGATCCTGTGCTTCTCCGTGGTATTGAGAAAATAGTAATTTATAATACGGTTTTGTCATGCAgctacacaaaacaaaataattgtcCTACCATTTGGAAGAATTGTAGGTTCCCAGATTTTCAAAAGTTTTGTAAGTTCAATCATAAACCTGGAATAGGGCTCGGTAAAAATGTTATCTATTCTACCATTCTCAAACAGGTActacaagagaaaaaaaggaagacacaCAGTTTGAGATTATATAACAATGCAGAGAAGATACAGGacatcagattattttctttccttatgtCCCAGTGTCTTATGGTCCAAAACACTCTGTTGAAATCTTGGGTAAGATATCAAATGtgctgcagggactgggacctccccagtttgAAATGAGAGATCTAGGCAGCTGTTTTCTTGAAAAAGGTCTGTCTATAAAAGACAGAGTAAAAAACTTCACATGCTAATACCTCCTGGCAATAGATATAGGCTTAGCATTCTTAACTACAATGCTATTATTCCCACTGTTTGGTTCTTTTTCTGTAAATACTGCCAACAAAACAGGCATCTGCCTGGCCACTGATGGCGCTCGGTCTTTGCTGGGTAACCTCTTCCATGTAAACTCATATCTTAGTTGCACAATGGTCTTCTATCTTAGATCTAAAATATTCCATcataaaccaaatatttttgaGGAGCAAATCTTTCCTATACATGAAAAAGGATCAAAAAGGTACCAAACCCAAAGATTTGTGTCTAGGTAGAAACACCTAGCCCTCCACACCACCTTCCTCCCAAGTGCAGAAGCAGCCCGTTCACTCTGATCATAAAGAGGTCCAGACAAATGAGTCAAATACGGGATTAAGACAGACTAAAGGTAAAGCACAAAAAAGCCATTCTTGCCTCCTCTACAAAATCCAAGTAGCTACATGGGACTATGGATATAAAGCATAAATAGCAGAGCAAGTTTTGTATGATCTCAGCAATACACTGATTCTCTGGGTTACCTGCTGAATTCCAAGGCACAAGTATAAGATGCTGTCAGGATCATATTTCTCTCCATTTGGTCTCCGCACCTCTTGAATAAACTGGCACAAGCCAAAACTCAGCTCAGCAAAAGTGCATGAGAGAATGTCCTCCTTCAGTTTCACAGGGCGAACTGTGGCCaagaaaattattagaaaaattaaGTTGATTCAAGAGATTAAATATTCACACATTCCTTATTAATGAGGGCAGAACTATTAAACCTTCTCTCTCGTACATGGAGTACCTCGTACGACTGAACTTGTGAACTATTTCCTATCTGCTGGCTAAAAATTCTGGCAAGTTTCTTTCCAGCTGTGAAGCCCGGAAACAAGGTGTTAAGTTTTTAATGTTGTAGCGCATAATGTTTCTTACAGCAAACAGTTATGCTGACAAAGAAATACTTTGTGCATGTGTTAGCTACAAAtgaaggttccagtataagttggggaatgacctattagagagcagcgtaggggaaagggacctgggggtcctggggacagcagggtgacgatgagccagcactgggcccttgtggccaggaaggccagtggtacctggggtgggttagaagggggtggtcagtaggtcagagaggttctcctgcccctctgctctgccctggggagaccacacctggaatattgtgtccagttgtggccccccagttccagaaggacagggaactgctggagagagtccagcgcagccaccaagatgctgaagggagtggagcatctcccgtgtgaggaaaggctgagggagctggggctctggagctggagaagaggagactgaggggtgacctcattcatgtttacagatataaaaagggtgagtgtcaggaggatggagccaggctcttctcagtgacaaccaatgataggacaaggggtaatgggttcaaactggaacacaaaaggttccacttaaatttgagaagaaacttcttctcagtgagggtgccagagcctggaacaggctgcccagggaggttgtggatatGTGAATAACATATCATGCCAAGCACTCCTCAACTAAGTACTTCTGTTTCCACCGAGAGAGAAAAAATTACCTGAAAACTTCAGGTCCCCTTGGTCCTCCTGTGCATTTTTCCATTGGACCCAGTTTTTCCAGGCGTTTACCCCATACATGTATTTTAGGGTCATCCCAGAAACAGAGCATCCTGGGTAGGAGCCCTGCATGAGATTCCGGGGCTCCACAGAAACTACAGACTTCTTCCGTCCCTACGGGCAAACAAACCAATcaaaataaatcaatatttaATAGGCTCTTCATCTAGGGATGCTTAACTTGCTCTCACATAAAAAGGCTGCTATGCTGGCATGATAACAACATCCTGCTCTCATATGATATGATCTGAATGAATATACATGCATCTTTAATATGTGGACAAAACCACATTTTACAGAAAAGGTGCAACAAAATACAATAATTCTCACTGTGATAAATATGCACAGAAATACATTCTTCTCTAGgtacacaagaaaaataattcattcttTCCTGTAGATTATGACACTACTTAAAGGACatctattttgcatttttttgaaaCGATACACATTTGAGAAATGTTCTGCACTAAAAAGAGCATTTATTCTACCTAGCTGCAGAGTGGGAGGAAAGAAAATCTTATCTCCTATAacagaaaggcaaaaatacaCAGCAGAGTTAAATCGAATTCTCACTTTCACCCTGGAGCAGTATCTTCTTTCTTCTGAGAATAACCATGCACATAAAATTATTGCTTCAAATGCAACTTGCATTCCAGAAGCGTTTTCTTACCCGTCTCTTTGGCTGTGGGAAGCCATCTCTGTGTCTCCGTCTTGCTCGAGAACGTGACTGCAAACCCAGTCCTTTACTGAGAGGGTCAAATGAGTCTGAAGTCAAATCAACACCGTTAAGAGTTTAATGAGATGATTTAACAGCCCAGGTAGAAGTGTCACTTAGATGCTACGGAACACCTTACAGTTGTCAAAGTACAAAGCTTACTCAGAAAATTGTGTGTACTTTTATACAACAACGCATTTTTTCTTCACATTACACTGACCTGATGGAAAATCAGCCTCCAGGTCCTGTTCCACGTCACCTTTGGAGAACTGCTTCAGCTCGGGGTCTGGCTCTGGCAGGGCGTTCGACCGCAAGGCGTAGTGATTTAACTCATCCTCCCAGCTGTGCGGAGTGGACACTGCTTCTGATTCCAGATCTCCACTGTAGGTGCTGCCTTGGTCTGAAAGGAGAGTGATCAGATATACCGTGTGCTATAGGAAAGGGCAGACGAAAAGAGGAGTATACAAGAGAAGATACAGCAGGATCAAAGTccatttgccaaaaaaaaatgataaatctAACTGacctttctcaaatattttgggGTCCAGGAAGAGTTCATGCTCAGATGTTTGAGATCCtacacaaaaagaaagaaacctgTATCTACAAATGACTGACAGCTTCCACAACTCATACAAAATACTTTGAACACCAAAAAAACTATGTAACTAGGTCATAATACTAACACGCATGATATGTCTTCTCCTCCACTAGAGCTCTCCTAACAGCTTTTTACCTTGGTCATGCTGTTACGgcagaaacagaaatgcagaactAACCCATGTTTGCCTTTCCAAACATTTCCATCCCTCGGTGTTTGTTATTTGGGTCATCTGTAGACAAGTCAGatattttgttcatttattttcagCTTGTTCCACTCCATGGGATGATCACTATCCAACACCCTCCAACTCGCACCACCCTCCAAGAATCCACCAGAAAAAACCTGACAGGAAAATATTCTTGTAAAGCAGCAACTCTGTCTTCTTGACTTTGACTCCTTCTGCTAATGCATGATGTGCTGATCTGGAGATTACTACCTCCAGCAGCCTTTAACTGTCAACAAAGGTCAAACCAGCACCTAGGATCAGGGAAAGTGAATGCAAAGACATTTAAGGCATCATCAGCACTCGGTATCTAACGTGGTTTCTGTGCTGAAGCATAGCTCTATTGAATATTGACTGATAAACCTCCAAGAAATTACAAAAGCTTCAGAAAGGTGCAAGTACAACCAGCACCCGAGATGGGAACTATGAAGGAAGAGTAAATTATGCTTAAAAcatgttttcaaaacaaagaacATAATCTTGCACACAGAAACAAAATTACCTCTGAATACATAGTTCAGCTGTAAGCTGTAGGCCCAGAAGGCCCCcttgttttaaaagaataagTCATCAAAATTGCTAGGACATGACAAAAGTGTTATAGCCCTGTCTAGATTGGCACTTTACCTGCATGAACACTGTGGAAAATAAATGTTAGTAAGACAACAGCACCATTTAACATGCCACGTGTACTTGGGAAGCAGCCAGCACAGGCCCTGCATCTACTTCTCTGTGTTTTATATGAGAGGACCTTCATCTCGCTGCACTTAGTTTCCTTTTTGAAAACACCACATACCACCATGAGAGtgtgttttctctttctcctcatCTTCTGCAATCATTTCTGCCATCTGAAGGAGATCAGCTTCAAACGGATTCGCAGGAACCTTCTCCTTGATATCCTGAATAGTTTCAATGATCTTATCAGCATTATCCAGGGTAGTCGGGAAGAGCATGGGAACTGGTACCTATGGAACACATGAAGGGAAACAGCAGATACATTTAATCTTACATACATTTTAGGACTACAGAATTTAATCTTACAATAATTCCAGACTGGAGAACTTGTTTCATTTCTCCAACAATGCTACAAACTGGTAGAACCAGAACTAAAGACTGGAAACCAGGTTCTCTAGTGAACTGAACTATAACTTACAGGTACTGGCATCCCAAGTGGAACTGGTGTGTACTGGGTGTAGAGGTGAAGGGGCACTGGCACAAACACTGGTACAGGAACAGGTACCACAATGATCTGGGGTTGAACTTCTTCTTTTTCTATcaaaaacagagcaaagcaaaAACTGTTTAATCATATGACTATCCAGTACACTCCagaggtgacagaacactggaacaggctgcccaaggggggttgtggagtctccttctctgcagacattcaaacccgcctggacaccttcctgtggaacctcagctgggtgttcctgctccatggggggattgcactggatgagctttccaggtcccttccaatccctgacactctgtgattctgagtCTGCTCTTGTGCCTCATGCTGTGAGAGCTAAGAGCTCACAAATCCTGTCCTGAGGAAAACAAGTTCCCTCTGTAGCGTTTTGCATGTCACTCCACTATTACACTTCATTTTCACAGTTAAGATGATCGCAAAATGCTGAAGATGAGTTAAAGCAAATCTCAAGATTCATCACACATGAAGCACTGAGGCTTTCAAAGAACAGCAAACGTTTTACGTCTTTAAGGCAAACTGCTACTTGGAAAATACCACATGACAATCTCAAAACTATTTAAGGTTttgaagtatattaaaaatattttctgatataTAAATCACGCATTACTCTCTCAACTGCAATAGAGGATTTTACAAAATGGGTAGGAGGTGAGATCCGTACCTGTCTGGCATTCTTTGTTCTGTGTGTGAGGTTTGCATGAGGTGGCCTTAGTCTGTGTGATTGGCTTGCACAACAACGCTTTGTTTTTCAGAAGCCTGGGTGGTTGTGACGGTGGCAGCTTTAGGGCATCTGTCTGAGTACTGGCCTGTTCAGAACAATAAAAATGAGCGCAGAGTCAGTACTGGTTTGAAGGATATAATAAGATCAGTATTTTTTCCCTACTATGGGACGTTGAAGAATTTAAAGGTCTCTTTGCTGATAAAAATGACAATTTAAAAACTATTGCAAAACCAGCTTGTTAATGTATTTGGTGTCTTCGCCTCTATTTTAATCAAACAATAGGCTTTTTGTTAACAGTGCAGTGAACAAATCTGCAAGAATGGCTAACTTCTCTAGTCAAATAACCTCTCTAAACTTTTGACCCTGGAATCATACTGACAGCAAGAATATAAAGAAGAGTTAAGATACTTTTGATACTAAGAGTCTGGCTGATACAGACCCCAAACCCACGGTAAACTGATGGGAAACCACTGAAAATAAAGTTAAAAGTGAACACAAATGCTGGCAATATCAGTATCGCATCCTGATTACACACAGACTGACTACTCCTGCTTGTACTAATTTCAAGTCCTTCTAACTGTATTTTCCAGTAATGCATTCAAATATAAGGATCTGTTTCATTAGGGAAAATTCATACTCTAATCCATAAATGACACTTCAGCTAAAAGAAAGAGTGTCAGTCTTCCAGAACATGAGAGCTACATAATAAAATCTTCATATCATCTTAACATATCTAATCAATCTGTCAGTGGACATAAAAAGACTTTTATACCATATTTTTTAAGAAAGCATCTGCAAGCTGGATGAATTTTAAATCTCAATAACACCCAGGAAAAGTAGTTACAAAAACGACAGCGCAAAAATTCTTGGATACTTCACTTGTTATTTATACAATCTGGGCGAAACTGAGAAAGAGTCTCTCGTAAAACTTACATCTCCTATTATTTTTGCTGTCACAGTAGGGACTGCACctgtaaaagaaaacaacataCAAGAATAGTCTGTGTATTTACCAGCAAGGAAAATAACCCATATTCTGTCAAGGTCAAGAAAAAGAATTCCCATTAAACCCCATTCCCTGGTGTGTGTATACAAATTTAAGTCATTATTTATACCTAGGTAAAGGAAGGACAAAACCATAACCATCTGCATTGACATGAAGCATAATGAAGAAGTGGCTATTCTCAGTGGAAAAGGTCCCTGAACAAATATAAATGTTCGAGAATAGAGATTTATAAATATAGACACGGTATTTAGCAGTCTTACCCTGTAAAACATTGTTGGAGTTGACCGTGGGCTGGGCAGCAGGGGTGCTCGCCAGGGACACCACGTTTGCTATGACGGGGGTTGAGTCCTTTCTCAAAGAAGGGGGGCCTGAGGAGGAAGCTGGTGCCGTAGAAAGGTTTGACGGACACAATGAACAGAAGAAAAGTCAATTAAGCAATAAGATAATTTACAAAATGGTATTTCTGAAACGACACCCACCCTCCCGATTTAGCTCCAAATAAAAAGCCTGCTGTAAGCAGCAGATGCGCACAGAGTTCCAGAGCTGAATGTGGCCTGGCGCATACTATACATTTCAGTTAACATTCTTTAGTGCTCGTCGGGTACCTTACTGTTGCAGTCACCATCACTCAGTGGGAGATTATGCCCCTCTTTAGGATCAGTGCTATTTCTGCCCTTTGTCTCGTTTCCTCTTCCTGTCTTTGTgggcctttcttcctttcttccctttgcATTTCATTCCCTACAGAAACTCACAGTTCCTATTCCTGTGGGCTTCATTCCCACCCTCCTTCCCACTCCATCTGCTAAAATAACAAACAAGGAGACAGCTACAGTGCACATTGATCTCAGCATTGGTACTTCAAGAATCAACACTTAATGACAGAGAAATGCTAACTCTTCATATGCCTACAGACTACACGGAACTGGCTCTTTTAAGTGCACATATGGAAGTctgtatttacaaacattaagTCTACTAATTTcaccatttgattttttttcttaaataaacatTTACATTCTAAAATGTCTGGCTATGTGTTATGAAGTACAGGAGACAAGCTAGGTATTTAACACGTCTTTAATGGGTATCAGTACATTTTACCCCACTAAAATGGGCCTTTGTTTCCTGAAAGCAATTGAAAAGCAAGCgcttttgtttgttgttctttAAAATCACAATCTAGGTTTGGTATATGAAGCAATCTCATTTCATACCTGCAGAAGTCTGAAATTGTCTGAAGGAAGAGAGAGATCTAAAACTGAGCCTATTCAATGGCAATGGGCAACCCCCCCCAAGGAGAAGATATATCTTAAAAAGTTCACTGAATCAAGTTTCCAGATAAAAGTTCCTATCACTATCATGCACAGCAAAAGGCAAAACTACTCGCAGCTTGTTTTACCTGTGTTGTTTGGGGCTGGAGGGTCAGAAACACTTTGCTGATTACAGAACAACAGAATACAAAGCAGATTGCAAAAATGCTTGATCTCCCCTTGCCATTTCATGGACTCACTGAGTTTACCTTGTCTCTTACAACCATCACACTTTGCCATCTAGGAAAACAGAGCGAGGGAGAAACTAAACACACTTGTAAAAAGCAACAGAGAGTATCAtataaaaacctctttgcaccCCGCGCAGCCAATATAGAGTACAGAAATCTGTCAGGAGTGCATAATTTTTGCAGTGTAGCACAAAGCCACAGAACATTGTGTCTGTCTTCCCACAACCCATATTAAGTTTTCTCTATATAGAGAACCGGTACTCAGAAGTTAAGAGGGATTTACTCATCTCTCACACATATGCAATATGTGGCAAGACACAGAAGTCAACTACAGGTAGTTCACTTGGCTCCTAACGTACAAAGGTTCTTTGCTAACATGTTCATATTCTAGAGGATGCTGGGTGAGAATATTGCTTACCTGGTAAAACAAAACTGTGAATTTAGACATGCACTCCTCTGAGCAAAACTCCTCCATTTTTCCCCCAAAGTGATTCTGGACCAGTTTGGGGGAAGTCTGTAAACAGTAACTGCACATTTTACAGTGGTTTCCCCAGCGCTTAGCCAAGTCATGTTTATAGAGCAGTTTACAACCtaagagaaaacagcaaaaaaaccttcAATATCAAAATGACATTTGCTCAGCACTTCTGGTTCCTGTATTAATAGTTATGTCTGTAATAATTTGTTAAAACATAGAATGAAAACGTAAAGTGTGAACAAAGTTCTGTGTTTCTAAACATAAAAATGGTGTTCTAACCTAAAAGTAGGTTTTTCTTAGTATTACAAATAATTTTAAGGTAAACCACTTCTGACTTGATTTGTTCCAGATGCAGTCTTGCCCTTTCTTACCTTCGCTACAGAACGGCTTATCTACGCCTGAGAATCGCACTGTCTCCTTCATAATTTTCTCAATTCTGCAGTATTCACACAAAGCCATGACACTGCTCCTCTTCTTATATTCATCACAGCAGGTCTTCCCACAAAACTGGAACATTTTACCCTGCAACACAGCCAGAATGTTTTGGTTTCAGTGTTTCACATCCCAGAGAATATGTTTTTATTGTTAATAAAAACTCAGAAGGATGTTCATGCTCTTGGAAATCAACAACAGGCAGCACTAGCAATGAGTCTCCCCATTTAGCTTTATAATAAAGCACAAATTTCTGCAGAAAGCTCTCACCAATGTGCTTTGTCCTGGAATTAAAAGGATTATTTCTGGGACCAAGAATCAGGAATGTGCTTACCTAGCTAGGCAATGatagggttttggttttttggagtgttttggttttgtttttttctattttaagatcAAAGAGCTAGTATCAGTATTAATTTTGGTAATGGTTAAATGATACCAAAACCAGTTCCAAACTCCTCCATACCAGGAGTAAGCACCAGATCAGTACAGAGAGACCACTGCAGATAAGCTACAGTTTCTTAGGCTTCTGTTGAGAAATATGAGCCAGAAAAGCTCTAGTCATTATTACCTTGTAGTCAAGCAGTTCTGGTTTGGTTGCAAACAATCTGTTGCAGTGCTGACACCTGAGTTTTACAACAGGGCGGGCAAAAGTGACTTGTTGGGACTGGGCAGCCAGTCTCTGGAGCCCGGCCGCAGCCGAGCTGCTCATAGAGCTGGGGGACACCGTGGAGGCGGTGCCACCTGCCGAAACCGCTGCCCCCGAGGGAATGCTGACAATAACTTGACCTTGTGACAGTGGTACCACTGCAGAGTTCATTCCTGTGGGCTTGTTGAACAAATTCTGCAAGAAAACAAATTGAGGAAGCAGCTTTATTTTACATTATAACATATTTTACCcgatatcacagaatcagaattacagaatgttagggattggaagggacctcaaaagctcatccagtgcaatccccccatggagcaggaacacccagctgaggttccacaggaaggggtccaggcgggtttgaatgtctgcagagaaggagactccacaacctccctgggcagcctgggccaggctctgccaccctcaccaggaacaagtttcttctcaaatttaagtggaacctcttgtgtttcagtttgaacccattaccccttgtcctatcactgcttgtcaccgagaagagcctggttccatccttgtgacactccccctttccatattgatccccatgaatgagtcccccctcagtctcctcttctccacctccagagccccagctccctcagcctttcctcacacgggagatgctccactcccttcagcatcttggtggctgcgctggactctccagcagttccctgtccttctggaactgaggggccacaactggacacaatattccaggtgtggtctccccagggcagagcagaggggcaggagaacctctctgacctattgaccacccccttctaacccaccccaggtaccattggccttcctggccacaagggcccagtgctggctcatgctcaccctgctgtccccaggacccccaggtccctttcccctacggtGATGTACAGGTACATATATCACAGATATTCCCACCACCAATTTAATATTCTACTAATTCAACTAAGAAGAAATCCTAGAAGTCACACCTGAAAAGCTGCTACGCAACTGTAGCTGCAAAAATTGCGTATGCTCCCATCTGACATAGCCAAGTGATACTGAGGGATTGCTGTAGTTTTACAGCTGTTACACTGAACTTGAACACCTGAGggtgaaacagagaagaaaaagtgaTTTATGCGACATCAAGTTGTACCGCAGATAATTTTGCACTGTgcatacaaaagcagagaatctgAATGACAAGCCAAGGTACACACGGAAGCTCAAGACAAAGTTTTACAGATTCAGAAGCGGACACTGTAGCTGCGGTGCCTCTTGTTTGCCAGATCCTTTCATTAATCTCCCAGTATCCCTAGGATGTCAGTAAGCATCTTTCTGTTTTACAAGAAAAATAGCTGATAATATGTTTGCCTAGCTCAATGCAACATTAGGCAGAGGTAACTAAGGCAATCACCCTGGAGAACAGGCGCAGAAATGTCACAGTGGTGGTACGGCATATGTCCACAGAAATGGAATTGTCCAGCTGAGAAACCCAGCAGCTGCACTTGCAAGAGCAGAaagtagatttaaggtttattatCATGTTTAAGCTCTCTAAAACAAAGCCACGATGGTTGTATTGTTACGTTTATCTATGGTAGGAAGTCCTTATGTCCAGTACctccctttaaaataaaaaagtcaccTTCCACCCACAACCCCTGCTAAAGAATATTTGCCTTAATTTTCAAGACAAATTAAGTCTGGATATGAGCTACATTAAACTATGCTTCTGAAGAAATAAAAGGATAAAGTTACCTGTAGAAGTAACCAATTTCACTCTATACGCTGACAAGCAGTTCACAGAGCAAAACAGTTCCGTTTTTCCCAAGGTATTTGTGCTCTCCACCATCTCAGCTGAAGATCTCAAAGACTTACACAGTGTGCAAGGTGTGATTTTCGCTGACTTCTGTGGAAACACGGAAATTGGTCATTCATTTGAAACTTGGTATTTTGATTAACCTGGAAATTAATCACTAACATATAAAATGTGTATAGAAGTCCCTGCCAGCATcatatatcacagaatcccagaatgtcaggggttggaagggacctggaaagctcatccagtgcaatccccccatggagcaggaacacccagctgaggttccacaggaaggtgtccaggcgggtttgaatgtctgcagagaaggagactccacagcctccctgggcagcctgggccaggctctgccaccctcaccatgaagaagtttcttctcaaatttaagtggaacctcctgtgttccagtttgaacccattgccccttgtcctatcactggttgtcaccgagaagagcctggctccatcctcgtgacactcaccagGGATAGAAGATACATCTTAGACCAAGATAGTAACTGAAATAATAAACTAATTGACTGGATGTTTCATAAAACACCCCAAATCCAATCACAGGTAGTTTTAACGTTCTGTCAAAATATACCTGCTTGTACGCTGTCACACACGCTGAACTGCAGAACTTTTTTGACTGTCCCTCTATCTGAAGCACATGGCATTGCCCAGAGCCGCTGTAGCAGTACCCTCCGCAATTCTCACAGCAGTTCATGGTCAAGTTGTTAGCCGAGCGGAACTTGGAGAAGCAGGCATCGCTGCACAGCTTGTGCACAACGTTCTGGTAGTTCACTTCGTGTCTGATCTGCAAGAAAAAACACATAGCAAGAATAGAAAGAATATGTGTGTTCTTCTCTGAGACAGCTAGTTGTCCTGATCTAAAGGAAATTCCAACGAAAAAGAAGTTTGCAATTACCACTGCATTCTTCTGGCACATGCTGCACTTGGTTGAAATGCTGTTAGTATGAATAGTAACAACAGGTTTCCTTTTCAGTTCGTATGTAGACAGACAAGACT is a genomic window of Patagioenas fasciata isolate bPatFas1 chromosome 25, bPatFas1.hap1, whole genome shotgun sequence containing:
- the LOC136112487 gene encoding zinc finger MYM-type protein 4 isoform X1, with amino-acid sequence MAEAKEEGPGPRGRFEDKSDAVFDITEKCGEILDAEMSEDTDHNLTPALDSISYRIQNRTGSENSLLDDDDYFLNSGDLAGIPVVGSDNEDDQNFPPKDTLSSAMHDEDHLEEGKRVTEHELDSEKEIQIQNAIQKDLASPFEQGPVFKSMRKDFSITRDNGKETFSAKDKKREGHFQEREKRLEKIPKDMDSRLKSSFLDKAVHNQVEETLRTQLAPQTPETNFRESSYLFSSKESIGQELGNSFARNIRIKEEPLDDEYDKALAPQQGLLDKIKDEPDNSEEYGQQPKTQEGELKISAVFSVSGSPLAPQLSSGFQPAVASSGMSKMLPSVPSTAVRVSCSGCKKILQKGQTAYQRKGSTQLFCSTLCLTGYTAPASRPPASTKKTCSSCSKDILNPKDVITAQFDNTNASKDFCSQSCLSTYELKRKPVVTIHTNSISTKCSMCQKNAVIRHEVNYQNVVHKLCSDACFSKFRSANNLTMNCCENCGGYCYSGSGQCHVLQIEGQSKKFCSSACVTAYKQKSAKITPCTLCKSLRSSAEMVESTNTLGKTELFCSVNCLSAYRVKLVTSTGVQVQCNSCKTTAIPQYHLAMSDGSIRNFCSYSCVAAFQNLFNKPTGMNSAVVPLSQGQVIVSIPSGAAVSAGGTASTVSPSSMSSSAAAGLQRLAAQSQQVTFARPVVKLRCQHCNRLFATKPELLDYKGKMFQFCGKTCCDEYKKRSSVMALCEYCRIEKIMKETVRFSGVDKPFCSEGCKLLYKHDLAKRWGNHCKMCSYCLQTSPKLVQNHFGGKMEEFCSEECMSKFTVLFYQMAKCDGCKRQGKLSESMKWQGEIKHFCNLLCILLFCNQQSVSDPPAPNNTASSSGPPSLRKDSTPVIANVVSLASTPAAQPTVNSNNVLQGAVPTVTAKIIGDASTQTDALKLPPSQPPRLLKNKALLCKPITQTKATSCKPHTQNKECQTEKEEVQPQIIVVPVPVPVFVPVPLHLYTQYTPVPLGMPVPVPVPMLFPTTLDNADKIIETIQDIKEKVPANPFEADLLQMAEMIAEDEEKEKTHSHGDDPNNKHRGMEMFGKANMGSQTSEHELFLDPKIFEKDQGSTYSGDLESEAVSTPHSWEDELNHYALRSNALPEPDPELKQFSKGDVEQDLEADFPSDSFDPLSKGLGLQSRSRARRRHRDGFPQPKRRGRKKSVVSVEPRNLMQGSYPGCSVSGMTLKYMYGVNAWKNWVQWKNAQEDQGDLKFSVRPVKLKEDILSCTFAELSFGLCQFIQEVRRPNGEKYDPDSILYLCLGIQQYLFENGRIDNIFTEPYSRFMIELTKLLKIWEPTILPNGYMFSRIEEEHLWECKQLGAYSPIVLLNTLLFFNTKYFQLKNVSEHLKLSFAHVMRRTRTLKYNTKMTYLRFFPPFQKQGVESDKLSVGKRKRGEDEEIATAVEMAENTDNPLRCPVRLYEFYLSKCSESVKQRSDVFYLQPERSCVPNSPMWYSTLPIDPGTLDIMLTRILMVREVHEELAKVKSEDSDIELSD